The window TTCCTCTTTCTGAACGGTCGATTGCTCAGCAGGACGCTCGTTTGAAGAAGGAGACTGATACTGCTCTTTCTTCAGAGGGTAAGACGGCCAAGCCTTCAGCGCCGACTCTTGAAGAGACCGTTTTGGCTACTAGTCTCTTTGTTGATGAACAGCGGGTCTGGAGAGATGGCCGAAGCTTCATCTCATTCAAATTCCGGGGCGATCGTCACAGGGTTCCGGATAGTGCGACGGAAGCAATTGCTAAATTGCTCAAGGGAAGTGTCCTTATCGATGAGGCTGATCGCGCCATCGTTGAGATCAACGGGACGACTCAGGACGATGTTATCTACAGCAATCGCTTCCTGATGCCAAACAAGTTTCAGGCACTTGTTTACGAAGCCAAAAGAATCAATGATGAGATCTACGTTCCGAGCTTTGTGAGGATTGCTGTTGCCGATGATCAGGCAGATGGTGTTCTCGCAGCGGAACTCTGGAAGCGCTCGCTCGAACTTCGAACTTACAGTGTCAGCTCCTGCAGAAAGTTTCGCGTTACCACTACGATCGTTCCTACGGTTACGAACTCTCATTGAGACGTGCCGCATCTCTCCAAACACTTCCTGGCATCATTGGAGGCTTTCATTCGCTATCTTATTTTTGCCTTTGTTGTTTTAGCAGCTTCTTTAGCAGGTGCGCAGACGGTAGCTTCCCCGGACGTTTCAACGAACGACAGCGATACGACATTGCATGCCAAAGCGCAACTTGTTGAGGTGGATGTGGTGGTGACTGATCGTCAGGGGAATCCGGTCCATAAGTTGCAAGCATCGGACTTCAGTGTCTTCGAGAACAAATCACAACAGACGGTAAAAAGCTTCGATGAACATGACGGGGGCGAAACCGCTGTAGCAGCTTCTGTTCCGCCGGGCGTGTTTTCGAATGAACTGCTGATACCACAAAGGGGATCGGTGGACGTACTTCTCCTCGATTCGCTTAATACACCTCCGGAGAGTCAACCTTATCTTCGCGATCAGCTGGTGAACTATCTCAACCATGCCAAGCCGGGGACGCGGTTGGCGATCTTCGCACTCAACTCTCGTCTGCGTATGCTGCAAGGGCTAACGAGCGACCCTGCCCTGCTGAAGCAGGCGATCCAGCGCGAAGGCGTGAAGTTCTCCCCTTTGCTGGAGCGTGATCTGAATGACAGTGATGTACACCAGAGCTCGGAGATGATCAGCGACTTGATTGAGTTTCAACCAGAGCTGGCAGCGGTGCTGCTCCAGGTTCAAAGCCTCCTTCTTGATTCAGGTGCTCGCATGAGCTCGAACAAGACGCAGGATCGTGCTCGTACGACGCTGGCGGCGCTGAATGAGCTTGCGCGCTATCTGGCGGGGGTTCCGGGCCGAAAGAATGTCATCTGGTTCTCCGGATCCTTTCCGTCTGTGATCCTGCGCGATCAGCTGACGACAGGTGACCCTCTTGCGGGCTACGCCGATTTACAGGCTGAGGTGAGTCGGACGACGGAGCTGCTGGCCCGGAGCCGCGTGGCGGTGTCGCCGGTCGATGCGCGCGGACTGGAGATGGCGCCTTCTCAGTCGCCGAGCGAAGCTGGAGGTACGGGCAACCTCCAACGCACGCAACAGGTTTATGGAACGTCATCGTTAAACCCGAGGGACAGTCAGTTCTACGTTACCCAGACCGGCGAACACCAAACGATGGAGGACATTGCCGATTCGACGGGTGGGATGGCGGTGTTCAATACTAATGGTCTGTCGAGCGCGATGGACAAGTTGATGAACTCGGCTCAAAGCTACTACACGATCGCTTACACGCCTCCGCAGGGTGCACGCGCCGGAGAACGCCGGGAGATCGCTGTTAAACTGAAGGGGAGTGGATACCACCTTGCCTACCGCCATGAGTACATCACGGAGGCAACCCCTGAACAGTTGATCGCGATTGCTGCTGCGCCTCCTCCGGGGGGTAGTTCGGCGTTGATTGGAGCGGCGATGGCTGAACATACCTCTGACGCGACTGAGGTGCTGTTCGAAGTTTCTCCGAAGAAGGTAGCGACACCCGCGGCAGGCGATCCGCCGGCGGCAAAGGCTGTGGGTGAAGCTGCGTTCAGCGGCGGACCGAGTGCGCAGTATTTGCTGACAATGGACGTAGATGCGAAGACGATCTCGTTTACGCAGGCAGCTGACGGAAAGATGCACGGAGTGGTGGATTTCGTGGTGGTGCTCTACGACGCAAAGGGGAAACAATTGGATTCGAAGTTGAACCGTGCGGTTCTCGCGCTGGAGCCCGAGCGGTATAAGGGGATACTTTCGGGTGGGTTGCGGTTTCACTTCAATGTTGATCTGGCGGCGCAAGGAGATCAGGTCGTTCGGCTCGGGGTGCATGACGCGGTTACGGACCATGTCGGTACCCTTGAGCTCTCGGCTAGTGCGATTCGTGGTAGCGGAGATGTGGTGACGAAGTAGGTTAGGTGTGCGGGATTTTGATGTGCTGACGATCTTTGGGACGAACGACGGTCTGGTTGTGACGAACCGTGTAGCTGGCTTGTTTTGCGTTCGCTTCGTGACACAGTGAGGGGCTAAATCTGGTAGGCTTAGCGCGGCTCTGCGGCTTTTGGCTGTGGTGAATTTCAAATAATTTGGAGACGATGATGATGAAGCGGATGGTTGTGGCGTTGGCGCTGGCAGGTTGTTGTTGCTGCGTGAGTGGTGTGCAGGCTCAGATGGACACGAAGGCTCCGAAGATTGCTCCCGGGACGATGATTGAGCCGGCGAAGAGCTTCGATGGGATGCTGAATGGGATGGAGAGCGAGTTTGTGCCGCTGGCGGAGGCTATGCCGGCGGAGAAGTATGACTTTGTGCCGAGTGCAGCGATCTTTGTGCCGGGGCAAGGGACCGAATATGCTACCGTGAGCAGTTTTCGGAAGATGGTGCTGCATGTGGCGGCGGCGAATTACTACTATGCCAGCCTGGTGAGCGGGACGAAGCCGGATGTGAATGTGAAGGCGTTGGCCGATATCAAAGATAAGGATGCTGCGGTCGCTGCGTTGAAGGCTTCGTTTGTGTTTGCGCATAAGGCGTTTGGGACGTTGACTGTGCAGAATGCGTTTGAGAGTGTGCAGGGGACGGATACGCGGGCGAGTCTTGCGGGTGGCCTGGTGGCGCACGCAAACGACCACTATGGACAGCTGGTGGAGTATCTGCGGATGAATGGGATTGTGCCTCCGGCTAGCCGGAAGTAGTTTGCGACAGCTTGCAGTACGACGATGGGCAGCCATAGTGGCTGCCCATTGTCATTCGCCGACTATTTGTTTCTCGGCTGTTTGCTCCGAGTAATAGAACGCATGTATCGACTTAATCTGTCCGTCCAGGATGTGAATCCGGTCAAAGACGTGATCGACTCCATTCGCCGTCTCCATATTGAAGACGGTTGCAACGTAGTCTCCTTCGACGATGTGCTGCTTTAACTGAATACCTTTGATCATTGGGAGAATATGCGCGAGAAATCCGAGTACGGTTGCCCGACCCGTCAGCTTCGGCATGCGCGGGCCTTCAAATGTCACGTCTTCGGCAAAGGAGACCTTGGACAAGTCCTTTGTTGCAAAGCAATCCAAATAGGTTTCGACCAGAGCGACTTTCTCTTCTCGTGACATGGCCTCTCCTTGCCCCACCTGTATTTCCCATTCTTTGCGGTGAGACTGCAAAGGATGGGAAAGTGCTCTAGCGCTTTTCGATTGGGGTATAGGTTGCTGGGTAGGCGGGGCCGGTGTAGTCGGCGCGGGGGCGGATGAGGCGGTTGTCGTCGTGTTGTTCGATGACGTGAGCGGCCCATCCGGAGATGCGGCTGACGGCGAAGATCGGGGTGAAGAGGTCGATGTCGATGCCGAGGGTGGTGTAAGTGGAGGCGGAGTAGAAGTCGACGTTGGCGTTGAGCTTCTTTTCTTGTTTGACGAAGAGCTCGATCTTGCGGGACAAGTCGAACCACTTGGTGTTGCCTGCGGCTTTGCCGAGTTCGTCGGACATGCGGCGAAGGTGAGTCGCGCGGGGATCTTCGGTGTGATAGACGCGATGGCCGAAGCCGGAGATCTTTTTCTTTTCGGCAAACATCTGCTTGACGTATTCGACGGGGTCGGCGCCGGCTTTGTCGATGGCGTAGAGGAGGCGCATGGTGGCCTCGTTGGCTCCGCCGTGGAGTGGGCCTTTGAGGGCGCCGATGGCTCCGGTGATGGCGGAGTGGATGTCGGCGAGGGTGGCGGCGATGACGCGGGCGGCGAAGGTGCTGGCGTTGAGCTCGTGGTCGGCGTGAAGGATAAGCGCGATGTCGAAGGCGCGGGTGGCGGTGTCGGAGGGCTTCTCGCCGTTGAGCATCCAGAGGAAGTTGGCGGCGTGGGTGAGAGACTTGTCGGCTTCGACGAGGGACTTGCCTTTGCGGATGCGGTCGAAGAGGGCGACGATCATCGGGATCTGCGCGGTGAGGCGGAAGGATTTGCGGACGTTCGCGTCGTGAGAGCAGTCGGCTTCGTCGGCGTCGTAGATGCTGAGGAGAGAGACGGCGGTGCGGAGGACCTGCATGGGCGTGGCGTCGGTGGGGACGCTGCGGAGGAGGTCGATGATCTTTGGGTTGAGCTCGCGCGCGGCGGAGAGGTGCCTGTTGAAGTCGGCCAGTTCAGAGGCGTTGGGCAGTTTGCCGAACCAGAGGAGGTAGGTGCACTCTTCGAAGGTGGAGCGCTGGGCGAGCTCGTGGATGTCGATGCCGCGATAGGAGAGGACGCCGGCGTCGCCGTCGATCCAGCAGATAGATGAGGTGGTGGCGACGATGCCTTCCAAGCCTTTGGGTGCGATAGCGGTAGACATAGTGGGCCACTCCTGGAGCCGTTTGGTGCGGGAACAAACTAAGTACATTTGGTTATAGCGCAGCGGAGAAACGGTTGTCACGGAGGGGTGGGCGAATATCGATGCGGTTGTGCGACTAAGGTACTTCCACGGTTTGAGGCACGAGGCGGTCTGGCGAGAACGATGTGAGGTCGAGGGAGGGAGCTTCGTTGGAGAGGAGCTGCGCCATGACGTGGGCGGTTGCGGGGGCGAGGAGGATTCCATTGCGGTAGTGGCCGGTGGCGATGAGGTGGTTGGGATCTTCAGGGAGCGCGCCGAGGAGGGGAAGGCCGTCGGGGGTTGCGGGGCGCAGGCCGGACCAGGCTTCAAGCTGTGGGGTGTTGGCGAGGGGAGGGAGTAAAGCAGCGGCGAGTGCGCGAAGGTGATGGATGTCGTCGGGGTGGATGGATTTGTCGAAGCCGGTATCTTCTATTGTTGCTCCGATGATGGCTCGGCCAGCAGTTGGGCCGATGGTGCGAGGGACTATATAGATGTCGGGTGTGCGGACGACGAAGTGAAGAGGCAGTGAAGGAGGAAGTGCGACGGCGACCATTTGGCCCTTTCGCGGTGCGATCTGGAGATGGGAGAGGCGAGAGGTGGTGGTGGCCCAGGCTCCGGTGCAGTCGACGAAGCGCGATGAGTGGACGATGCCGTTGGAGGTGGTGATTTCGATGGAGCTGTTGGTGGAGCGAGTTGAGAGGATGGCCGTGTGGGTTCGGAGGTCGATGGTGGTGGCGTGGACGGCTGCGAGGAGTGCGATGGCAAGTTGGCGAGGATCGAGGCTGTGCTCGTTGAGGAGGATGAAGCGGTGGCCGGTGGGTGTGAGCGCGGGGAGGAGGTGGGACAGGTCCTGCGCGGTGAGCTCGTTTGGTGAGGTGTGATTTGTATGGAGGGATTGGAGGGTGGTGTGGGTTTGGAAGGGGACGCGGGTGCCCGAAAAGTTGTAGAGCCGATCGAGAAAGGCGGGGTAGAGTGAGAGGCTCAGGTCGGCTAGGGGACGGAGCTGGGGCGGATTGTCAGGATCCTGCGCGGCTAACATTCCTGCGGCGGCGGCGGAAGCCTCGGCGAGGGGATCGCCTTGATCGAGCACGGTGACGCGATGGCCGCGGTGGTGGAGTTCGAGAGCGAGAGAGAGGCCGATGATGCCTGCGCCGGCGATGCAGATATCGGGATGCGAAGAGGGGTGGTGCATGGAATTAGTTTAGTTGGCTTTCGGGAGAGGATATAGTTTGGTTGTGTCCGTTTCGCGAACGGATGAGCGGTTGATGTGTTTGCGGCCGGTGCGTCAAAGGAAGAAGAGAAGCATTCAGGAGAGTGGAATGAGCGACGAGTACGTAGAACAGAGATCGATCTCAGGGGCATTGCTGGGAGTAGTGGCGGCGTCGTTGCTGGCGGCGCTGGGCGGGCTGTTGTGGTGCCACCTTCTGCAGAACAAGATGAACGTGGCGGAGCAGAGGATTGTTGCGGCGGACCAGAAGAATGTTGAGTTGACTGAAAAGCTGGAGGCGACCAACGCGCGGCTACGGGCGACGAGCGAGACTCTGGGCCAGACGGTCGGGATGACGCAGAAACAGATCGAGATCCGAACGCAGAGCATCATCGCTCAGCAGAAAGCAGCTACGGCGAAGCTCGAGGAAGAAGAGGCGAAGACCTCCCAGAAGATTGGTGCGGTGTCGACCGACGTTGCGAGTGTGAAGACGGATGTGGGCGGCGTGAAGACGGATGTTGCGACGACGAAGTCTGACCTGGAGGCGACCAAGACGCAGTTGAACCGCGTGGTGGGCGATGCGGGCGTGATGAGCGGGTTGATTGCGACCAATCACGATGAGCTTGAGGTGCTGAAGCATAAGGGTGACCGGAACTATCTTGAGTTCACGCTGCAGAAGGGCGCGAAGCCGACGTTGCTGTCGACAGTGAAGCTGCAGTTGAAGAAGGCGGACGAGAAGCATTCGCGCTATACGCTGAATGTGAGCTCGGACGATCGCACGATTGAGAAGAAGGATAAGGGGCTGGATGAGCCGGTGCAGTTCTATAACGGCAAGGATCCGGTGCTGTACGAGCTGGTCGTAAATGTGATCACCAAGAACACGGTATCGGGGTATCTGTCGACGCCGAAGAACAGCGCAAGGGCGGCCGCAGCGCAGTAACGACAGCGGCTGCAGACGCAGAAAGGGGGACGCTCATCGCGTCCCCCTTTCTGTTTGCCTTGGTTGGATTACTTTTTGGTTGCCTTTTTTGCTGCCTTCTTCGCTGGTGCCTTTTTGGCTGCTTTCTTGACTGCCATGTGCCTATTCTCCCTAGTGATTAGACATTGACTTTACAACTAGCTGCAATGCAGCTAACGAAGGTATAGATTTACGTAATTTCACTGTCAAGGAAAAAATGAAGGTTAAGCAATTTTCTTTTTGCGCGTGCGAACTCGAACTGCGGGAAGTTTGCATTTGAGGACGGTGATTTTTGAGTTGAGTGAAGCGATCGCGCGTCGCAAAGATGAGAGTGACGAGTTGGATCGGCTACGACGTTCGTGTGATCCGCGTGTGGGCTATAGTCATTGAAAGCAAAAAACACAACGTCTTGCGGTACTCGGTTAATGAGATTTGAGTACGACTGGAGAGCACTTGATGCGAGTAAAGAACGTGATCGCGATGGTTGTCTGCTTTGTAATAACGACCGCTCTGGTGGCGGAGAAACGAAACATCACAGAGAAAGATCTCTTTAGCTTTAC is drawn from Edaphobacter lichenicola and contains these coding sequences:
- a CDS encoding VWA domain-containing protein; translation: MPHLSKHFLASLEAFIRYLIFAFVVLAASLAGAQTVASPDVSTNDSDTTLHAKAQLVEVDVVVTDRQGNPVHKLQASDFSVFENKSQQTVKSFDEHDGGETAVAASVPPGVFSNELLIPQRGSVDVLLLDSLNTPPESQPYLRDQLVNYLNHAKPGTRLAIFALNSRLRMLQGLTSDPALLKQAIQREGVKFSPLLERDLNDSDVHQSSEMISDLIEFQPELAAVLLQVQSLLLDSGARMSSNKTQDRARTTLAALNELARYLAGVPGRKNVIWFSGSFPSVILRDQLTTGDPLAGYADLQAEVSRTTELLARSRVAVSPVDARGLEMAPSQSPSEAGGTGNLQRTQQVYGTSSLNPRDSQFYVTQTGEHQTMEDIADSTGGMAVFNTNGLSSAMDKLMNSAQSYYTIAYTPPQGARAGERREIAVKLKGSGYHLAYRHEYITEATPEQLIAIAAAPPPGGSSALIGAAMAEHTSDATEVLFEVSPKKVATPAAGDPPAAKAVGEAAFSGGPSAQYLLTMDVDAKTISFTQAADGKMHGVVDFVVVLYDAKGKQLDSKLNRAVLALEPERYKGILSGGLRFHFNVDLAAQGDQVVRLGVHDAVTDHVGTLELSASAIRGSGDVVTK
- a CDS encoding DinB family protein, which encodes MMMKRMVVALALAGCCCCVSGVQAQMDTKAPKIAPGTMIEPAKSFDGMLNGMESEFVPLAEAMPAEKYDFVPSAAIFVPGQGTEYATVSSFRKMVLHVAAANYYYASLVSGTKPDVNVKALADIKDKDAAVAALKASFVFAHKAFGTLTVQNAFESVQGTDTRASLAGGLVAHANDHYGQLVEYLRMNGIVPPASRK
- a CDS encoding nuclear transport factor 2 family protein; protein product: MSREEKVALVETYLDCFATKDLSKVSFAEDVTFEGPRMPKLTGRATVLGFLAHILPMIKGIQLKQHIVEGDYVATVFNMETANGVDHVFDRIHILDGQIKSIHAFYYSEQTAEKQIVGE
- a CDS encoding citrate synthase encodes the protein MSTAIAPKGLEGIVATTSSICWIDGDAGVLSYRGIDIHELAQRSTFEECTYLLWFGKLPNASELADFNRHLSAARELNPKIIDLLRSVPTDATPMQVLRTAVSLLSIYDADEADCSHDANVRKSFRLTAQIPMIVALFDRIRKGKSLVEADKSLTHAANFLWMLNGEKPSDTATRAFDIALILHADHELNASTFAARVIAATLADIHSAITGAIGALKGPLHGGANEATMRLLYAIDKAGADPVEYVKQMFAEKKKISGFGHRVYHTEDPRATHLRRMSDELGKAAGNTKWFDLSRKIELFVKQEKKLNANVDFYSASTYTTLGIDIDLFTPIFAVSRISGWAAHVIEQHDDNRLIRPRADYTGPAYPATYTPIEKR
- a CDS encoding NAD(P)/FAD-dependent oxidoreductase, whose product is MHHPSSHPDICIAGAGIIGLSLALELHHRGHRVTVLDQGDPLAEASAAAAGMLAAQDPDNPPQLRPLADLSLSLYPAFLDRLYNFSGTRVPFQTHTTLQSLHTNHTSPNELTAQDLSHLLPALTPTGHRFILLNEHSLDPRQLAIALLAAVHATTIDLRTHTAILSTRSTNSSIEITTSNGIVHSSRFVDCTGAWATTTSRLSHLQIAPRKGQMVAVALPPSLPLHFVVRTPDIYIVPRTIGPTAGRAIIGATIEDTGFDKSIHPDDIHHLRALAAALLPPLANTPQLEAWSGLRPATPDGLPLLGALPEDPNHLIATGHYRNGILLAPATAHVMAQLLSNEAPSLDLTSFSPDRLVPQTVEVP